A region from the Variovorax sp. RKNM96 genome encodes:
- a CDS encoding isochorismatase family cysteine hydrolase, whose product MSEATKPLAAKTALVIIDLQNDFLDAKGAYARGGDTNPPALLLPARVAGVARALKAAGGLVVASQFTLWPDAGGEPMVSPHLKALRPYLKKGDFAPGSWGQANVDALTGLVDVTVSKVAYSAFFNTQLDWVLRRAGIDTVAVCGIVTNGGVASTVRDAHMRDYRTLVLADGCAAFGEERHQTSLADMRNVAEVTDCAAFTASLA is encoded by the coding sequence ATGAGCGAAGCGACGAAGCCGCTCGCCGCGAAGACGGCGCTGGTCATCATCGACCTGCAGAACGACTTTCTCGATGCGAAGGGTGCCTACGCGCGCGGCGGCGACACCAACCCGCCGGCGTTGCTGCTGCCGGCGCGCGTGGCCGGGGTGGCGCGTGCGCTCAAGGCGGCGGGCGGCCTGGTGGTCGCGAGCCAGTTCACGCTGTGGCCCGACGCGGGCGGCGAGCCGATGGTGTCGCCGCATCTCAAGGCGCTGCGCCCGTACCTGAAGAAGGGTGACTTCGCGCCGGGCAGTTGGGGGCAGGCGAACGTCGATGCGCTCACCGGGCTGGTCGACGTGACAGTCAGCAAAGTCGCGTACTCGGCCTTCTTCAACACGCAGCTCGACTGGGTGCTGCGCCGCGCGGGCATCGACACCGTGGCGGTCTGCGGCATCGTCACCAACGGCGGCGTCGCGAGCACGGTGCGCGATGCACACATGCGCGACTACCGCACGCTGGTGCTCGCCGATGGCTGCGCGGCCTTCGGCGAAGAGCGCCACCAGACCTCGCTGGCCGACATGCGCAACGTGGCCGAGGTGACGGACTGCGCGGCCTTCACCGCATCGCTCGCATGA
- a CDS encoding FAD-dependent oxidoreductase — MTGSPSRLIRRATQVEADVHVPVAIVGGGACGLTAALMLSDAGVACVVLERDALPSGSTALSSGFIPAPGTRTQHAHGVRDDSAERFATDIQAKAHGRASPALVEAYAESIGPALDALQERHGLQWMLLDGFLYPGHSVHRMHALPQKTGASLMAALQSAVEAAGIPVLTQALVDTLMLDAEDRVIGIDYARPGGSRETLACDALLLACNGFGGNAQMVRALLPEMAEAIFGGHTGNDGSAILWGESLGARLRDLGGYQGHGSWVTPQGALMSWAVMMEGGVQINCEGRRFHDETQGYSEAAVHVLAQPGGIAWNVFDAPLLALARGFPDFCDAEAAGALRRCESVAALADCIGCEPTVLQGTLDAMRDGSPPDGRMFTRALDAPYFAVKVTGALFHTQGGLDTAPDMRVLRHDGTPFANLLAAGGAAGGVSGDAVWGYLSGNGLLSAVAGGYIAARTAAALIHSTKASR, encoded by the coding sequence ATGACTGGAAGCCCTTCGCGCCTCATCCGCCGCGCGACACAGGTCGAAGCCGACGTGCATGTGCCGGTCGCCATCGTCGGCGGCGGCGCCTGCGGGCTCACGGCCGCGCTGATGCTGTCCGATGCGGGCGTGGCGTGCGTGGTGCTGGAGCGCGATGCGCTGCCGAGCGGATCGACCGCGCTGTCATCGGGATTCATTCCCGCGCCCGGCACCCGCACGCAGCACGCGCATGGCGTGCGCGACGACAGCGCCGAGCGCTTCGCCACAGACATCCAGGCCAAGGCCCACGGGCGCGCGTCGCCTGCGCTGGTCGAGGCCTATGCAGAGTCCATCGGGCCGGCGCTCGATGCGCTGCAGGAACGGCATGGCCTGCAGTGGATGCTGCTCGACGGCTTTCTCTATCCGGGGCACAGCGTGCATCGCATGCACGCGCTGCCGCAGAAGACGGGTGCGTCGCTGATGGCCGCGTTGCAGTCGGCCGTTGAGGCCGCGGGCATTCCCGTGCTGACGCAGGCGCTGGTCGATACGCTGATGCTTGATGCAGAAGACCGCGTGATCGGCATTGACTACGCCCGACCTGGCGGCAGCCGCGAGACGCTGGCTTGCGACGCATTGCTGCTGGCCTGCAACGGCTTCGGCGGCAATGCGCAGATGGTCCGCGCGCTGCTGCCCGAGATGGCGGAAGCGATCTTTGGCGGCCATACCGGCAACGACGGCAGCGCGATCCTCTGGGGCGAATCGCTGGGCGCGCGGCTGCGCGATCTCGGCGGCTACCAGGGCCACGGCTCATGGGTCACGCCGCAAGGGGCGTTGATGTCGTGGGCCGTGATGATGGAAGGCGGCGTACAGATCAACTGCGAGGGCCGGCGCTTCCATGACGAGACGCAGGGCTACTCGGAAGCGGCGGTGCATGTGCTCGCGCAGCCGGGCGGTATCGCGTGGAATGTGTTCGATGCGCCGCTGCTCGCGCTGGCGCGTGGCTTCCCGGACTTCTGCGATGCGGAAGCGGCGGGCGCCCTGCGTCGCTGCGAGTCCGTCGCCGCGCTCGCGGACTGCATCGGCTGCGAGCCCACGGTGCTGCAAGGCACGCTGGACGCCATGCGCGACGGCTCGCCGCCCGATGGCCGCATGTTCACACGCGCACTCGACGCCCCGTACTTCGCGGTGAAGGTGACGGGCGCGCTCTTCCACACCCAAGGCGGCCTCGACACCGCACCCGACATGCGCGTGCTGCGCCACGACGGCACGCCTTTCGCCAACCTGCTCGCCGCCGGTGGCGCGGCGGGCGGCGTGTCGGGCGATGCGGTGTGGGGCTATCTCTCCGGCAACGGCCTGCTGAGCGCGGTGGCCGGCGGCTACATCGCGGCGCGCACGGCTGCCGCATTGATCCATTCGACGAAAGCGTCCAGATGA
- a CDS encoding isocitrate lyase/phosphoenolpyruvate mutase family protein: MTNPSFKTRLARNDIVLAPGVYDALSALVAEQAGFEALYLSGASIAYTRLGRSDVGLTTFTEVADTLARITERVSLPVIVDADTGFGNALNTQRTVRGFERAGAAMVQIEDQTFPKRCGHLDGKAVVPEREMVGKLKAALDARASSDTLILARTDAVAVEGLEAALDRAEAYLACGVDALFIEALRSPEQMDAACQRFGDRVPLLANMVEGGKTPIQDADALQKHGFRIAIFPGGTARAVAHTLQGYYGSLHKHRTTQPWRPQMLDFDALNEVIGTPELMRTGQKYD, translated from the coding sequence ATGACGAACCCTTCCTTCAAGACCCGGCTCGCGCGCAACGACATCGTGCTTGCGCCCGGCGTGTATGACGCGCTCAGCGCTTTGGTGGCCGAGCAGGCCGGCTTCGAGGCGCTGTACCTCTCGGGCGCCTCCATCGCCTACACGCGGCTGGGCCGCTCCGACGTCGGCCTCACCACCTTCACCGAGGTGGCCGACACGCTCGCGCGCATCACCGAGCGGGTGAGCCTGCCGGTGATCGTCGATGCCGACACCGGCTTCGGCAATGCGCTCAACACGCAGCGCACCGTGCGCGGCTTCGAGCGCGCGGGCGCGGCGATGGTGCAGATCGAGGACCAGACCTTTCCCAAGCGCTGCGGCCACCTCGACGGCAAGGCCGTGGTGCCCGAGCGCGAGATGGTCGGCAAACTGAAGGCCGCGCTGGACGCGCGCGCATCGAGCGACACGCTGATCCTCGCGCGCACCGATGCGGTGGCGGTCGAAGGGCTCGAGGCCGCGCTCGACCGCGCCGAGGCGTACCTCGCCTGCGGCGTGGACGCGCTCTTCATCGAGGCGCTGCGCTCGCCCGAGCAGATGGATGCGGCCTGCCAGCGCTTCGGCGACCGCGTGCCGCTCCTGGCCAACATGGTCGAAGGCGGCAAGACGCCGATCCAGGATGCGGACGCGCTGCAGAAGCACGGCTTTCGCATCGCGATCTTCCCGGGCGGCACCGCGCGCGCGGTGGCGCACACGCTGCAGGGCTACTACGGGAGCCTGCACAAGCACCGCACCACGCAGCCGTGGCGGCCGCAGATGCTGGACTTCGATGCACTCAACGAGGTGATCGGCACGCCCGAGCTGATGCGCACCGGGCAGAAGTACGACTGA
- a CDS encoding LysR family transcriptional regulator: MSNRLEALRVFFTAADAANFREAAVRLSVSPQVVTRAVRELEDELGEPLFHRSTRGVQLTDFGRQLAQRARIAVGGVDALFHRTDRRALSQHAGTVRVTAPNVYGRRLIPEALAPMLAAHPGLVLDLRLSEEHADVVDEQIDIGVRAGPIRDARFVARTVGRMQLRVVATPALIARTGIPKNLEALPGFPLTALLDRSVGRPWSWFFSKGRQMPVAAPAFVTDDVDAECAAVRAGLGFGQLAGPLAEPLIASGELVEVLEAEAPEPWPIHVYRSQRAPVPARVRLVYDELIRALR, from the coding sequence ATGTCCAACCGCCTCGAAGCCTTGCGCGTGTTCTTCACCGCCGCCGACGCCGCCAACTTCCGCGAGGCGGCGGTACGCCTGTCAGTCTCACCGCAGGTGGTGACGCGCGCGGTGCGCGAGCTGGAAGATGAACTGGGCGAGCCGCTCTTCCACCGCAGCACACGCGGCGTACAGCTGACCGATTTCGGCCGGCAGCTCGCACAGCGTGCCCGCATCGCGGTGGGCGGCGTCGATGCGCTGTTCCACCGCACCGACCGGCGCGCGCTGTCGCAGCACGCGGGCACGGTGCGCGTGACCGCACCCAATGTCTACGGCCGCCGGCTGATTCCCGAGGCGCTGGCGCCGATGCTGGCCGCGCATCCGGGCCTGGTGCTCGACCTGCGGCTGTCGGAAGAACATGCCGACGTGGTCGACGAGCAGATCGACATCGGCGTGCGCGCGGGCCCGATCCGCGATGCGCGCTTCGTCGCGCGCACGGTCGGCCGGATGCAGCTGCGCGTGGTGGCAACACCGGCGCTGATCGCGCGCACCGGCATCCCGAAGAATCTCGAGGCACTGCCCGGCTTTCCGCTCACCGCACTGCTGGACCGCAGCGTGGGCCGACCCTGGTCCTGGTTCTTCAGCAAGGGGCGGCAGATGCCCGTTGCCGCGCCGGCCTTCGTCACCGACGACGTCGATGCCGAGTGCGCCGCGGTGCGCGCGGGCCTGGGCTTCGGCCAGCTCGCGGGGCCGCTGGCCGAGCCGCTGATCGCGTCGGGCGAACTGGTGGAGGTGCTCGAGGCCGAGGCGCCCGAACCCTGGCCGATCCATGTCTACCGCTCGCAGCGCGCGCCGGTGCCGGCGCGCGTGCGGCTGGTGTACGACGAGCTGATCCGCGCGTTGCGCTGA
- a CDS encoding SDR family oxidoreductase yields the protein MTSVQDNIKGKVAIVTGASSGIGESTARHLAARGAKVVLAARRTDRLDKVVAEIREAGGEAIAVATDVAQRADLEKLAAATVEAFGRIDVLVNNAGVMPLSPIEKLKVDEWDRTIDVNIKGVLYGIAAVLPRMQAQGSGHILNVASIAGIKVFTPIGTVYSATKHAVRAISEGLRVEMGNSGVRVTVVSPGAVESELKFGSTDAEAAAGVKAFYDANQIPSDAIARAVVYAVEQPANVDINEVVVRPVSQDF from the coding sequence ATGACATCCGTTCAAGACAACATCAAGGGCAAGGTCGCCATCGTCACCGGCGCGAGCAGCGGCATCGGGGAATCCACGGCGCGCCACCTGGCCGCGCGCGGCGCCAAGGTGGTGCTCGCGGCACGCCGCACTGACCGGCTCGACAAGGTGGTCGCCGAGATCCGCGAAGCCGGCGGCGAAGCCATCGCCGTGGCCACCGACGTGGCGCAACGCGCCGACCTGGAAAAGCTCGCCGCCGCGACGGTCGAAGCCTTCGGCCGCATCGACGTGCTGGTCAACAACGCGGGCGTGATGCCACTGTCGCCCATCGAGAAGCTCAAGGTCGACGAGTGGGACCGCACCATCGACGTCAACATCAAGGGCGTGCTCTACGGCATCGCCGCGGTGCTGCCGCGCATGCAGGCGCAGGGCAGCGGGCACATCCTGAATGTCGCGTCGATCGCGGGCATCAAGGTGTTCACGCCGATCGGCACGGTCTACAGCGCGACCAAGCATGCGGTGCGCGCCATCTCCGAGGGCTTGCGCGTGGAAATGGGCAACAGCGGCGTGCGCGTGACGGTCGTGTCGCCCGGCGCGGTCGAGTCGGAACTGAAGTTCGGCAGCACCGATGCCGAAGCCGCGGCCGGCGTGAAGGCGTTCTACGACGCGAACCAGATCCCGTCCGATGCGATCGCCCGCGCAGTGGTCTATGCGGTGGAGCAACCGGCGAACGTGGACATCAACGAAGTGGTCGTGCGGCCCGTGTCGCAGGACTTCTGA
- a CDS encoding TetR/AcrR family transcriptional regulator: MSVNAVPAKPARAAQKGQQTKAVIVDAALALAAQIGLEGLSIGAVAEITKMSKSGVFAHFGSREELQISVVREYHARFEQEVFFPALSAPRGLPRLRAMFANWMKRTSTEIDSGCIYISGASEFDDRPGPVRDALVESVSIWQAAVLRAIVQSQTEGHLRADADERQVAFEIHGLILALHYEARFLQVPGSIGRATVGFNNILARSATPDAPVDPAAAAPAPAGRRLKPVR, encoded by the coding sequence ATGTCTGTCAATGCCGTTCCCGCCAAGCCGGCCCGCGCCGCCCAGAAGGGCCAGCAGACCAAGGCCGTGATCGTCGACGCCGCGCTGGCGTTGGCTGCGCAGATCGGGCTCGAGGGCCTCTCGATCGGCGCCGTGGCCGAGATCACCAAGATGAGCAAGTCGGGCGTCTTCGCCCACTTCGGTTCGCGCGAGGAACTGCAGATCTCGGTGGTGCGCGAGTATCACGCACGTTTCGAGCAGGAGGTGTTCTTTCCTGCGCTCTCGGCGCCGCGCGGCCTCCCGCGCCTTCGCGCCATGTTCGCCAACTGGATGAAGCGCACCTCGACCGAGATCGACTCGGGCTGCATCTACATCAGTGGCGCTTCCGAATTCGACGACCGTCCCGGCCCCGTGCGCGATGCGCTGGTCGAGTCGGTCAGCATCTGGCAGGCGGCGGTGCTGCGCGCCATCGTGCAGTCGCAGACCGAAGGGCACCTGCGCGCCGACGCCGACGAGCGCCAGGTCGCGTTCGAGATCCACGGCCTCATCCTCGCGCTGCACTACGAAGCCCGCTTCCTGCAGGTGCCCGGCTCCATCGGCCGCGCGACCGTCGGCTTCAACAACATCCTCGCGCGCAGCGCCACGCCCGATGCGCCGGTCGACCCGGCCGCTGCCGCACCCGCGCCCGCCGGCCGGCGCCTGAAGCCCGTGCGCTGA
- a CDS encoding acyl-CoA dehydrogenase C-terminal domain-containing protein — translation MPTYNPPVRDMQFVLHEVLNVTEELKALPAHAETDADTINAVIEEAGKFAAEVTFPLNISGDEEGCVLDKTTHEVKTPKGFKDAYAKYVEGGWPALSCDPAFGGQGLPFVVNQCLFEMLNSANQAWTMYPGLSHGAYEALKAHGTEEQKKTYLPKLTSGEWTGTMCLTEPHCGTDLGLLRTKAEPQADGTYRITGSKIFISAGEHDMTDNIIHLVLARLPDAPKGSKGISLFVVPKFKVKADGSLGERNPIFCAGLEHKMGIHGNATAQIVIEGATGTLVGEPNKGLAAMFVMMNAARLGVGNQSLGLTEVAYQNALAYAKDRIQMRSLSGVKAKDKEADPIIVHPDVRKMLLTAKAYAEGGRALQIFCTLLLDKEHNHPDEKVRKDSGELVALLTPIVKAFITDNGHIATNSCMQVFGGHGFIKEWGMEQFVRDNRINMIYEGTNTIQSLDLLGRKILGNNGASLKKFGKLVARLVEEEGVNEKMAEFINPIAMLGDQLTKFTTEIGFKGFQNPDEVGAAAVDYLRVAGHFVFGYLFARMAQVALREIAAGNADPFYVAKLQTARFYFAKLFPETATLMRTARAGSKVLMDTDAALA, via the coding sequence ATGCCTACCTACAACCCACCCGTGCGCGACATGCAGTTCGTGCTGCACGAAGTGCTCAACGTCACCGAAGAACTCAAGGCACTCCCGGCTCATGCCGAAACCGACGCCGACACCATCAACGCGGTGATCGAAGAGGCCGGCAAGTTCGCCGCCGAAGTGACCTTCCCGCTGAACATCAGCGGCGACGAAGAAGGCTGCGTGCTCGACAAGACCACGCACGAGGTCAAGACGCCCAAGGGCTTCAAGGACGCCTACGCCAAGTACGTCGAAGGCGGCTGGCCCGCGCTGTCGTGCGACCCGGCCTTCGGCGGCCAGGGCCTGCCGTTCGTGGTGAACCAGTGCCTGTTTGAAATGCTCAACAGCGCCAACCAGGCCTGGACCATGTACCCCGGCCTCTCGCACGGCGCGTACGAAGCCCTCAAGGCGCACGGCACCGAAGAACAGAAGAAGACCTACCTGCCCAAGCTCACGAGCGGCGAATGGACCGGCACCATGTGCCTGACCGAGCCGCACTGCGGCACCGACCTGGGCCTCCTGCGCACCAAGGCCGAGCCGCAGGCCGACGGCACCTACCGCATCACCGGCAGCAAGATCTTCATCTCGGCCGGCGAGCACGACATGACGGACAACATCATTCACCTGGTGCTGGCCCGCCTGCCGGACGCGCCCAAGGGCAGCAAGGGCATCAGCCTGTTCGTGGTGCCGAAGTTCAAGGTGAAGGCCGATGGCTCGCTCGGCGAGCGCAACCCGATCTTCTGCGCAGGTCTCGAGCACAAGATGGGCATCCACGGCAATGCCACCGCACAGATCGTGATCGAAGGCGCCACCGGCACGCTGGTGGGCGAACCCAACAAGGGCCTGGCCGCGATGTTCGTGATGATGAATGCCGCACGCCTGGGCGTGGGCAACCAGTCGCTGGGCCTCACCGAAGTGGCTTATCAAAACGCATTGGCCTACGCCAAGGACCGCATCCAGATGCGCTCGCTCTCGGGCGTGAAGGCCAAGGATAAGGAAGCCGACCCGATCATCGTGCACCCCGACGTGCGCAAGATGCTGCTCACCGCCAAGGCGTATGCCGAAGGCGGCCGCGCGCTGCAGATCTTCTGCACGCTGCTGCTCGACAAGGAGCACAACCACCCCGACGAAAAGGTGCGCAAGGACTCGGGCGAACTCGTCGCGCTGCTGACCCCGATCGTCAAGGCCTTCATCACCGACAACGGCCACATCGCGACCAACTCGTGCATGCAGGTGTTCGGCGGCCACGGCTTCATCAAGGAATGGGGCATGGAGCAGTTCGTTCGCGACAACCGCATCAACATGATCTACGAAGGCACCAACACGATCCAGTCGCTGGACCTGCTGGGCCGCAAGATCCTTGGCAACAACGGCGCGTCGCTCAAGAAGTTCGGCAAGCTCGTGGCCAGGCTGGTGGAAGAAGAGGGCGTGAACGAGAAGATGGCCGAGTTCATCAACCCGATCGCGATGCTGGGCGACCAGCTCACCAAGTTCACGACCGAGATCGGCTTCAAGGGCTTCCAGAACCCCGACGAAGTGGGCGCCGCCGCGGTGGACTACCTGCGCGTGGCCGGCCACTTCGTGTTCGGTTACCTGTTCGCCCGCATGGCGCAGGTGGCGCTGCGCGAGATTGCGGCCGGCAACGCCGACCCGTTCTACGTCGCCAAGCTGCAGACCGCGCGCTTCTACTTCGCCAAGCTGTTCCCCGAGACCGCGACGCTGATGCGCACCGCGCGCGCCGGCAGCAAGGTCCTGATGGACACCGACGCCGCGCTGGCCTGA
- a CDS encoding DUF2147 domain-containing protein, whose amino-acid sequence MKTTLAAIVLAATSFTAMAQSTPVGLWRNADDKTGEVKAEIRIAETNGALSGRIEKSLKKDTKPDATCDECSDDRKGKPITGLEIIRGGKKAEGKDVWEGGKILDPENGKEYRASFTPIDDGKKLEVRGYLGPFWRTQTWTRAQ is encoded by the coding sequence ATGAAAACGACACTTGCAGCCATCGTCCTCGCCGCTACTTCTTTCACGGCCATGGCACAGAGCACCCCGGTGGGGCTGTGGCGCAACGCTGACGACAAGACCGGCGAGGTCAAGGCCGAGATCCGTATCGCCGAGACCAACGGCGCGCTCAGCGGCCGCATCGAGAAGTCGCTGAAGAAAGACACCAAGCCCGACGCGACCTGCGACGAATGCAGCGACGACCGCAAGGGCAAGCCGATCACGGGCCTGGAGATCATCCGTGGCGGCAAGAAGGCCGAGGGCAAGGACGTCTGGGAAGGCGGCAAGATCCTCGACCCCGAGAACGGCAAGGAATACCGCGCGAGCTTCACGCCCATCGACGACGGCAAGAAGCTCGAGGTGCGCGGCTACTTGGGCCCGTTCTGGCGCACTCAAACCTGGACCCGCGCGCAGTAA
- a CDS encoding 3-hydroxyacyl-CoA dehydrogenase/enoyl-CoA hydratase family protein encodes MSRFQVKKVAVLGAGVMGAQIAAHLVNVRVPVVLFDLAAKEGPKNGIVTRAIDNLKKLKPAPLGDVADAGLIEQANYDDDLAKLGECDLIIEAIAERMDWKLDLYKKIAPHVAKHSILASNTSGLSITKLSEALPEALKPRFCGIHFFNPPRYMFLVELINTPTTQPQVLDDLEAFVTSTLGKGVVRAHDTPNFIANRVGIAGMLATLKEVEKFGLTPDVVDDLTGKKLGRASSGTFRTADVVGLDTMAHVVKTLQDNLNAESDPFYANFSTPPVLAKLLELGNLGQKTKAGFFKKVGRDILRFDLKSGEYVPAGAKADEVYGRMLKKPAGERLKLLRESEGPQGQFLWAILRDGFHYAAVHLADIAESARDIDFAMRWGFGMKQGPFELWQEAGWAQVAKWVQEDIDAGKALSTVPLPRWVFEGAVAKAGGVHMPEGSWSASQGQFVPQRKLPVHDRQLFPESVLGANAPDANTVGTTISDEGDVRVWTLDGEVLIASIHSKMHAISPDVAEALGAAVELAEAEYKGLVIWSPDEMFSVGADLQAMLPAFVVAGIGAVEGAEEELQNVMLKIRYASVPVVSAVRGLALGGGCELAVYSAKRVAAMESYIGLVEVGVGLIPGAGGLTYIARRAAENASASTGTDLLPFLTEGFTAAAMAKVGTGALDSKKLGYLLDSDVIVPNKDELLYVALQQAKAMADAGYRAPLRRTFRVAGRSGAATIKGQLVNMRDGGFISAHDFHIASLIANVVTGGDVDAGSLVTEEYLMTLERKAFCSLIVHPKTQERIMGMLSTGKPVRN; translated from the coding sequence ATGTCCCGATTTCAAGTGAAGAAGGTCGCCGTGCTCGGCGCCGGCGTGATGGGCGCGCAGATTGCGGCCCACCTCGTCAACGTGCGCGTGCCCGTCGTGCTGTTCGACCTGGCGGCCAAGGAAGGCCCGAAGAACGGCATCGTCACGCGTGCCATCGACAACCTCAAGAAGCTCAAGCCCGCGCCGCTCGGCGATGTGGCCGATGCGGGCCTGATCGAGCAGGCCAACTACGACGACGACCTCGCCAAGCTCGGCGAGTGCGACCTCATCATCGAAGCGATTGCAGAGCGCATGGACTGGAAGCTCGATCTCTACAAGAAGATCGCGCCTCACGTGGCCAAGCATTCGATCCTGGCCTCGAACACCTCGGGCCTGTCGATCACCAAGCTGAGCGAGGCGTTGCCTGAAGCATTGAAGCCGCGCTTCTGCGGCATTCACTTCTTCAACCCGCCGCGCTACATGTTCCTGGTGGAGCTGATCAACACGCCCACCACGCAGCCCCAGGTGCTCGACGACCTCGAGGCCTTCGTCACCAGCACGCTCGGCAAGGGCGTGGTGCGCGCGCACGACACGCCCAACTTCATCGCCAACCGCGTCGGCATCGCCGGCATGCTGGCGACGCTGAAGGAAGTCGAGAAGTTCGGCCTCACGCCCGACGTGGTGGACGACCTCACCGGCAAGAAGCTGGGCCGCGCGAGCTCGGGCACCTTCCGCACCGCCGACGTGGTGGGCCTGGACACGATGGCCCATGTCGTGAAGACGCTGCAGGACAACCTGAACGCCGAGAGCGATCCGTTCTACGCCAACTTCTCGACGCCGCCGGTGCTTGCCAAGCTGCTCGAGCTGGGCAACCTCGGCCAGAAGACCAAGGCCGGTTTCTTCAAGAAGGTGGGCCGCGACATCCTGCGCTTCGACCTGAAGAGCGGCGAGTACGTGCCCGCCGGTGCGAAGGCCGACGAGGTGTACGGCCGCATGCTCAAGAAGCCCGCGGGCGAACGCCTGAAGCTCCTGCGCGAGAGCGAAGGGCCGCAGGGCCAGTTCCTCTGGGCGATCCTGCGCGACGGCTTCCACTACGCCGCCGTGCACCTGGCCGACATCGCCGAGAGCGCACGCGACATCGACTTCGCGATGCGCTGGGGCTTCGGCATGAAGCAGGGCCCGTTCGAACTCTGGCAGGAAGCCGGCTGGGCGCAAGTCGCCAAGTGGGTGCAGGAAGACATCGATGCGGGCAAGGCATTGAGCACGGTGCCGTTGCCGAGGTGGGTGTTCGAAGGCGCAGTGGCCAAGGCCGGCGGCGTGCACATGCCCGAAGGCTCGTGGAGCGCGTCGCAAGGCCAGTTCGTTCCGCAACGGAAGCTCCCGGTGCACGACCGCCAGCTGTTCCCCGAGAGCGTGCTCGGCGCGAACGCGCCCGATGCCAACACCGTTGGCACGACGATCAGCGACGAAGGCGATGTGCGCGTGTGGACGCTCGACGGCGAAGTGCTCATCGCGAGCATCCATTCGAAGATGCACGCCATCAGTCCCGACGTGGCCGAAGCGCTGGGCGCCGCGGTCGAGCTGGCTGAGGCTGAATACAAGGGCCTGGTGATCTGGTCGCCCGACGAGATGTTCTCGGTCGGCGCCGACCTGCAGGCGATGCTGCCGGCCTTCGTGGTCGCTGGCATCGGCGCGGTCGAAGGCGCGGAAGAAGAGCTGCAGAACGTGATGCTCAAGATCCGCTATGCCAGCGTGCCGGTCGTCTCGGCCGTGCGCGGCCTGGCGCTGGGCGGCGGTTGCGAACTGGCCGTGTATTCGGCCAAGCGCGTGGCTGCGATGGAAAGCTACATCGGCCTCGTGGAAGTGGGCGTGGGCCTGATCCCCGGCGCGGGCGGGCTGACTTACATCGCACGCCGCGCTGCGGAGAACGCATCGGCTTCGACGGGCACCGACCTGTTGCCCTTCCTCACCGAAGGCTTCACCGCTGCGGCGATGGCCAAGGTCGGCACCGGCGCGCTCGATTCGAAGAAGCTCGGCTACCTGCTCGACAGCGACGTGATCGTGCCGAACAAGGACGAGCTGCTCTACGTCGCGCTGCAGCAGGCCAAGGCGATGGCCGACGCCGGCTACCGCGCACCGCTGCGCCGCACCTTCCGCGTGGCGGGCCGCAGCGGCGCCGCGACGATCAAGGGTCAACTGGTGAACATGCGTGACGGCGGCTTCATCAGCGCGCACGACTTCCACATCGCGAGCCTGATCGCGAACGTGGTCACCGGCGGCGACGTGGACGCGGGCTCCCTCGTGACCGAGGAATACCTGATGACGCTGGAACGCAAGGCGTTCTGCTCGCTCATCGTGCATCCCAAGACGCAGGAGCGGATCATGGGGATGTTGAGTACGGGGAAACCGGTGCGGAACTAA
- a CDS encoding endonuclease domain-containing protein: MRNQSTPNARANAQALRREMTDSERKLWSGLRAEQLGVKFRRQHPLGNYIADFACLEPKLIVELDGSQHRTQQGYDAQRDAFFRTQGFDVLRFASNEPFINLDGVRQAIANRLAELTPSAPIPAFPREGKEQENPGASS, from the coding sequence ATGCGAAACCAGTCCACCCCCAACGCCCGCGCGAATGCACAGGCGCTTCGCCGCGAGATGACCGATTCGGAGCGCAAGCTCTGGAGTGGACTGCGCGCAGAGCAACTGGGTGTGAAGTTTCGTCGTCAGCATCCGTTGGGTAACTACATCGCCGATTTCGCGTGCCTCGAACCGAAACTGATCGTCGAACTCGACGGATCGCAGCATCGCACCCAACAAGGCTACGACGCGCAGCGTGATGCGTTTTTTCGTACGCAAGGCTTCGATGTGCTGCGTTTCGCATCGAACGAACCGTTCATCAATCTCGATGGGGTGCGCCAGGCCATCGCCAACCGGCTCGCTGAATTGACGCCGTCGGCCCCCATCCCAGCCTTCCCCCGGGAGGGGAAGGAGCAAGAAAATCCAGGAGCTTCCTCATGA